GTCGTCACGCCCCTCGAACTCCAACGCGCGCAGCGCGGCCCGGCACGAAGGGCCCTGGACCTGCTCACCGCGCACGCCAGCGACTCGCAGCGTGGGGCTCAACCCCTGGCGCGCCGCCACCTCGCAGACGAGCAACGCGACCTCCCGCGCGCGCGCGCCCTTGCGCTCCGACAACGCCATGGAGCGCGAGCCGTCCACCACCACCTCCACGCGAGGCGACACCTCGTCCTGGCGCACGCGGAGGATGAGCTCGTCGGTGCGCGCCACCGCGTTCCAGTCGAGCTGCCGCAGGTCGTCGCCCGGCTGATACGCGCGGAAGTCCTGCAGTTCCATGGAGCTGCCCGTGGAGGCCGCGCGCACCTCGCCCACGCGCCCCCGGTGCGGCACGCGCGGAAGCGCCAGCGCCAGTCCTAGCGCCAGCCGGCCCACCGCGACTTCGTCCAGACGGCCAGTCACGGCTTGTGGGCCCGCCTCTCGCGATCCACGAGCACCCGGTCCGCGGCGAAGGCCGCCAGCAACGCCAGGCACACCACGAAGGCGAGCAGGCCCCACGTCATCTTCGTGTCGACCACACTGGCGGAATAGTACTCGCTGCTGCCGAAGTTCACCGTGCCCACCAGGGGATTGAGCAGGTTGACGAGTCCGTCGTCCCCATCCAGCCGCAGCATCAGCGCGAAGAGCGGCGGGAGCGCCGAGCCCAGGATGACCGACAGGACGAACAGCACCCGCACTGCCGCGGGAGACGCCGCCCAGGTCGAGTGGGACATCCGCCCCAGCAGCAGCGCCACCGAGAGGTAGAGGATGGCGTAGGCCGGCAGCGCCACCGTCGCCATCCGCATGGCCGGCCTGTCGGAGTAGGCGTCCGTCGAGAACAGCTCCAGCGCGAACCACGCCCCGGCCCACAGCGCCAGCAGCAGCACCGTCAGCCGGAAGCCCCGCACCGCGCCCGGGCGGAGCAGGGTCCACCACCGCGTCGCCGCGCGCAGCGGACGCGCCTGACCGTCGGCGTCCGTCGCGACGAACAGCCCCACGAACGTCAACTGCAGCGTGCCCACGATGGCGAAGGCCTCCGCGGCCTTGTGGTTGTAGCCGGAGGCCCACCAGACCCCCATGCCCAGGACGAGCCCGAGCAGCCACTGCGCCACCCACGCGATGCGCGGGCCCCGCGAGTAGTTCTCCGTGGGGAGCGACAGCCGCGCCGCGGCGGTCTCGAACAACAGCCACCCATTGGTGAGCATGAGTCCCAGCCCGATGCTCACCGCATAGGCGAAGTCCGTGTCGCGCAGGCCCCGGTCCCCCTCGGACCCCAGGGCCACCGCGATGCCGATGCCATACCCGAGCCCGAGCATGAGCACGCCCAACAACACGAAATGGACGAGGGCGCGCCCCATCCTCCCGTCCGCCAGCGTCGCCGAACACACCGCCACCAGCGTGAGGAAGACGAGCCACGTACCTCCCAGCCCCAGCATGACGAGGACGAGCGGCAGGGAGATGCCGTTGAGGTAGTAGCTGAACAGGAGGAAGGGCCCCACCGCCGACGCATACAGGGCCGCCTGCACGAGGAAGGACGTCACCTTCCCCCGGATGATGCGCCGTGCCCCCAGGCCGGTGAGCACCAGCAGCACCCACGTCTCGTCCTCTCGCTCGCGCGCCAGGGAACGATAGGCGCTGTAGGGGATGACGAAGAAGTGCACCACCCCCAGGCAGCAGAAGAAGGCGAGGAAGTAGTCCCTCCCCGCGCGGGAGAAGTCGACCGCGTCCCGGCTATGGACATACGCGACGAACGCCAGCAGCGTGCACGCCATCAACATCAGGCCGAAGCACACCCAGAACACCCGCGTGCGCAGGCCCTGACGAATCTCCTTCACGACCAGCGGGTTGAGCCGGTCCGACCACTTCTCCCACCGCGACTCCGCCGCCCCCCTCGTCACGGGAGGTGCCACGGAGGGCGCCACGTCGGCGGTCTCCACGGGCGCGCTCATGCCAGCCTCCCTCGCGTCACCGTCATGAACGCGTCCTCCAGGTTGTGCTCCCGCATGCCGAAGGAGCAGACCCCCAAGCCCGCGGATACCATCGCCGCCAGCAGCACCGCCGCCGCCGCGTCCCGCTCCCTCGGCCCCGAGCCGGGCTCCAGTTCCAGGCGTACCCGCAGGGACTCTCCCTCACGGGAGACGCGCCCCACGCGAGGCTGCTCCAGCAGCAACCGCTCCGCGCGAGCCCACGCCGCCTCGCCCTCGTCGCCCACCGACAGCCGCACCATCAGCTCCAGCGCCGCGACGCCCGCGCTCTGGCGGAGGATGTCCTCCACCCGCCCCGTCGCCAGCAGGCGCCCCTGCTCGATGATGGCGCACGTGTCGCAGATCTCCGCCAGCTCCGTGAGGATGTGGCTGGAGATGATGACCGCCTTGCCCTGGGCCGCGAGCGCGCGCAGAAGCTCGCGCAGCTCGATGCGGGCGCGCGGGTCCAGGCCGTCCGCCGGCTCGTCCAGCAGGAGCAGCTTGGGGTCGTGCAGCAACGTGCGCCCCAACGCGACCCGCTGCCGCATGCCCTTGGAGAGGGACGTCGCGAGCCGGTCCGCCAGGGGGCCCAGCCCGGTGAAGTCCATCACGGACGCCACCCGCTGCCTGCGCAGCGCGCCCGTCAGTCCATAAGCCCGCGCGAAGAAGTCGAGGAACTCCTCGACCGTGACGTCGTCGTAGGTGCCGTAGCGGTCCGGCATGTAGCCGATGAGCGGCCGGGCCTTGTCGGGCGCGTCCACCAGCGAGTGGCCGTCCAGCAGCACGCGCCCCGCGGTGGGCACGTCGAGCGTGGCGAGGATGCGCAGCGTGGTGCTCTTGCCCGCGCCATTGGGCCCGATGAAGCCCAGGATGTTGCCGGCCTCCAGTTGGAGCGACACGCGGTCCACCGCGCGCAACGCGCCGAAGTCGCGCGTCAACCCCTTCACTTCCAGGAGGCTCATGGCTTGTCCTCCCGCACCGTCCCACGCACCAGATGGACTCCCGCCTCCAACGTCATCTCGATGGCCGAGGTCGGCAGCGGCCCGGGCCCACGCAGCACCGCGACGAACCCTCCTTCGGGGAGGTTCGACCGGAACGAGTGCTTGTCGTGCGACAGCCGGACGAACAGCCCGGAAGACAGGTGTTGATCCACCAGCCCGTCCACGGCGTCCCCGTCCTCCTCCTCCTCCACGGGCTCCCCCAACACGCCCTCCTCGCCATCCGCGAGCGAGGGCAGCTTGCGCAGCGCGCCCTCCCATCGCACGAGTCCTCCCTCCAGGGGCGCGCCCAGCGCGTTCTGGACGCGGCCGTCCGCGCGCACCACGAGGCGGACTCGCGTCGGCTGCACGGTGACCTCGCCCCACTCGCGATAGGTGCGCGCCGGCAGGAAGCCCGCGCCGAGCTCGAGTCCGTTCGTCCAGTCGAGGTCCGCGGTCTCGCTGGCCACCTGGGCGGGCGAAACCAGGACGGTGGTCCCGGGCAGGCGCACCGAATCGAGCGAGAGGTTCGCGTACCAGGCCCCCACCCCCAACGTCACCGCGCGAGCGCGCGCATCGTCCAACCACGTCATGCTGTAGCGCGCCGTATAGGTGGCGAAGCCGTCCCTCACCACCGACCAGGCGACGAGCAGGAGGCAGGTGAGCAACGACACGGACGGGATGGCGACCAGGACAGCGACGGGGCCACGGCGCCGCGCCAGCATCCACGCGCCCGGCCCCACCGCGGCCACGAACGCCAGCATGAACACGAACAGCCCCCCCATGGACGCACGCGCCCGACCGAGCAGGGGGGCGCCGCCCTCGAGGACCGATATGCGGCCCCTGCGCTCCGACTGGGACAGGCTCATGGGGCTCACCACGCCCTCCGCCGTTTCGGGCTCTCCCTTCAGCAGGTCGAGGATCATCGCCAGGCACGAGACCGCGGGCTCTCGAGCGTCACACCACCAGACCTGTCCGAAGGCATAGGTCGCCGGCGGCCGGGGCAGTCCCTCCGACAGGAGCGGGAGGTGCTCGCGCAGCCCCCGCTCGTCGTACCGCGTGAAGACCAGCCGCCCACCCGCGAGCAGATAGGACTCCAGGGTGGCCCAGAGGTCCGAGGGGAGCTCCAAAGGCGACATCGTGACGACGACCGCGTCGAACCCCACGTAGGACGCCAGCTCACGAGGCGCATCCCCCGCCTCGAGGAAGCGCGCGGCGAAGTGTGGCTCGTCCTGCTCGCCCGCCTCCACGAGACCGGTCGCCTTCACGAAGGGCTCGGACGTGCCCAGCACCAGCAGCGCGCTGTCACGCGAGTCATCGGCGTACACGTGCCGACGGATGGGCGGCAGGTCCGGCGACGTGACGGTGAGATCCCCCGTGCTCAACGACTCCGGCACCGGGAGCCAGACGACGACACGCTGGCGTGGCCCCACCTCCACGGAACGGGAGATGGTGCGCGGTGGGTCGGAGACGGGCGAGCGATAGCTCACCCGCGCCGGAAGTGGCACGGACCCCGTGTTGTTCAGCACCACCTGGAACGAGGTGTACCCGATGGGCGGGCGAAGCGCCGTCAGGGAGAAGGTGGCGCGCAGCGAGCCCTCGGTCTCCGTCTCCGCGGAGGCGCTGGAGACGCGGTAGCCCCGCATCACCTTCGCGCCGGAGGCGTCCGTGGTCGACACGGGAGCCACCGCGGCCTCCACCGTGGCGGCGTCCGCCTCCGCCATGTCCGCGGCCTGCGTCGCGACCGGGGGCGGGGCGGCGGTCTGGACCTTCCGCGGAGGAGGGGCCGTGCGCGCGGGAGGAGTCGCGTGAGCAACGGCCCCGAGGAGCAGGAGCCCCAGCGCGACGAGGGTCGCTCTATGCACGAGGCACCTCGGGCACCGCCGCGAGCAGGGCGGTCACCACGTCCGTCGCGGACACCTTCTCCAACGAGGCCTCGTACGCGAGCACCAGGCGATGGTTGAGCACCGCGGGCGCGGCGGCCACGATGTCGTCGAAGCCCACGTTGGGGCGGGCGTTGAGCAGCGCGCGGGCGCGTCCCGCCGCCGCGAGCGCGAGCGCGGCACGGGGGCTCGCGCCGTAGCGGACGAAGCGGCGCACGGCGTCCGGCGCGGAGGGCTGGCGCGGGTCGCTCGCCTCCACCAGCCGTCCGATGAAGTCCGCCACCGGCCCGGGCAGGTGCACGCGGTCGGCGGCGGAGAACAAGGTCGAAAGGCCGCTGGCGTCCAGCACCGGGGTCAGCTCCGGCGGAGCGCCGCGCACGCGCGTGGTGAGCAGCGTGCGCAGCGTCTTCGCGCCCACGGGGGGCACCTGGACGCGGAACAGGAAGCGGTCGAGCTGGGCCTCCGGCAGCGGATAGGTGCCCTCCAGCTCGATGGGGTTCTGCGTCGCGAGCACGAAGAACGGGTCCGGCAGGGGACGCGTCTGGCCCAGCACCGTCACGCACCGCTCCTGCATGGCCTCCAGCAACGCGGCCTGCGTCTTGGGACTGGAGCGGTTGATTTC
This region of Myxococcus stipitatus genomic DNA includes:
- a CDS encoding DUF58 domain-containing protein, producing MDEVAVGRLALGLALALPRVPHRGRVGEVRAASTGSSMELQDFRAYQPGDDLRQLDWNAVARTDELILRVRQDEVSPRVEVVVDGSRSMALSERKGARAREVALLVCEVAARQGLSPTLRVAGVRGEQVQGPSCRAALRALEFEGRDDLAAALGRLAPPRPCGLRVVVSDFLFEADLSALCARLSRGAAGLFLVQVLDAEDLSPSGGEGARLVDSESGAALEELLTDDVLAAYARRFAEHQRSLRGAALRARGTLLTTSAESPLEALVAGPLRPLFVTGGGA
- a CDS encoding ABC transporter permease, yielding MSAPVETADVAPSVAPPVTRGAAESRWEKWSDRLNPLVVKEIRQGLRTRVFWVCFGLMLMACTLLAFVAYVHSRDAVDFSRAGRDYFLAFFCCLGVVHFFVIPYSAYRSLAREREDETWVLLVLTGLGARRIIRGKVTSFLVQAALYASAVGPFLLFSYYLNGISLPLVLVMLGLGGTWLVFLTLVAVCSATLADGRMGRALVHFVLLGVLMLGLGYGIGIAVALGSEGDRGLRDTDFAYAVSIGLGLMLTNGWLLFETAAARLSLPTENYSRGPRIAWVAQWLLGLVLGMGVWWASGYNHKAAEAFAIVGTLQLTFVGLFVATDADGQARPLRAATRWWTLLRPGAVRGFRLTVLLLALWAGAWFALELFSTDAYSDRPAMRMATVALPAYAILYLSVALLLGRMSHSTWAASPAAVRVLFVLSVILGSALPPLFALMLRLDGDDGLVNLLNPLVGTVNFGSSEYYSASVVDTKMTWGLLAFVVCLALLAAFAADRVLVDRERRAHKP
- a CDS encoding ABC transporter ATP-binding protein; the encoded protein is MSLLEVKGLTRDFGALRAVDRVSLQLEAGNILGFIGPNGAGKSTTLRILATLDVPTAGRVLLDGHSLVDAPDKARPLIGYMPDRYGTYDDVTVEEFLDFFARAYGLTGALRRQRVASVMDFTGLGPLADRLATSLSKGMRQRVALGRTLLHDPKLLLLDEPADGLDPRARIELRELLRALAAQGKAVIISSHILTELAEICDTCAIIEQGRLLATGRVEDILRQSAGVAALELMVRLSVGDEGEAAWARAERLLLEQPRVGRVSREGESLRVRLELEPGSGPRERDAAAAVLLAAMVSAGLGVCSFGMREHNLEDAFMTVTRGRLA
- a CDS encoding AAA family ATPase yields the protein MAAELLSPAEAQGAAETAARLKDGLNTVLLDQAGVVEQVVVAVLARGHVLLEGLPGLGKTELCKSLARLLSLPFRRIQFTPDLLPGDITGTYVLEGESRREFVFREGPLFASLVLADEINRSSPKTQAALLEAMQERCVTVLGQTRPLPDPFFVLATQNPIELEGTYPLPEAQLDRFLFRVQVPPVGAKTLRTLLTTRVRGAPPELTPVLDASGLSTLFSAADRVHLPGPVADFIGRLVEASDPRQPSAPDAVRRFVRYGASPRAALALAAAGRARALLNARPNVGFDDIVAAAPAVLNHRLVLAYEASLEKVSATDVVTALLAAVPEVPRA